Proteins encoded in a region of the Nitrospira sp. genome:
- a CDS encoding DUF2169 domain-containing protein translates to MWAINNQTRFKADRAFVRDAEGAEIWIVAVRATFFIKGDEQVVVAEEQEDVCLAPKFFGEPGRSSLRYDMDLVRTKPGTDVIVHAHAHAPGGQPAPFADVGWQVGPVMKRLHIVGDRTWKKGLFGFSTSRPCPFVKMPICYERALGGLLAAEENAHRDPENPVGVGRAPVSGQPVPNCEYVGEPVRNPKAKLSPAGFGPIPCDWQSRAKLAGTYDDAWQKERQPLVPRDFQDAYFRCAPVDQQVNGFLQGGEEVVLVNLSAEGTLRFRLPRVSLGFSTSIDGGTTHHRGQLHTVIIEPEERRLIMVWQTALPCHHTLYTLKETVVIEKKRLPLGAQEESEAELAV, encoded by the coding sequence ATGTGGGCTATCAATAACCAAACCCGTTTCAAGGCCGATCGCGCGTTCGTGCGTGACGCCGAAGGCGCGGAGATTTGGATTGTTGCGGTACGCGCGACCTTTTTCATAAAAGGCGACGAGCAGGTCGTGGTAGCTGAAGAGCAGGAAGACGTTTGCCTTGCGCCGAAGTTTTTCGGCGAGCCTGGCCGGAGCAGCCTGCGTTACGACATGGATCTGGTCCGCACCAAGCCCGGCACGGACGTGATTGTTCACGCTCATGCTCACGCCCCAGGCGGGCAACCTGCACCGTTCGCAGATGTGGGCTGGCAGGTGGGACCAGTGATGAAGCGTCTGCACATCGTAGGTGATCGCACTTGGAAGAAAGGCTTATTTGGCTTTTCCACCAGCCGGCCGTGCCCGTTCGTCAAAATGCCCATCTGCTACGAACGCGCACTGGGTGGTCTCTTGGCCGCGGAGGAGAATGCTCACCGTGACCCAGAGAATCCCGTGGGAGTCGGTCGCGCCCCGGTCTCTGGCCAACCAGTCCCCAACTGCGAGTATGTCGGCGAACCCGTCCGTAATCCCAAGGCCAAGCTCAGCCCCGCCGGCTTTGGCCCCATCCCGTGCGACTGGCAGTCGCGCGCCAAACTTGCCGGTACCTACGATGATGCCTGGCAAAAGGAGCGCCAGCCCCTTGTCCCGAGAGATTTTCAAGACGCCTATTTCCGTTGCGCCCCGGTTGACCAGCAGGTCAACGGCTTCCTTCAAGGCGGCGAGGAAGTCGTACTCGTCAACCTCAGCGCGGAAGGAACCCTGCGCTTCCGACTGCCCAGGGTCAGTCTCGGCTTTAGCACCAGCATCGACGGCGGCACTACGCACCATCGCGGTCAACTCCACACCGTCATCATCGAACCAGAGGAACGCCGCCTCATTATGGTTTGGCAGACCGCTTTGCCTTGCCACCACACTCTCTACACGCTCAAGGAAACTGTCGTCATCGAGAAGAAACGCTTGCCGCTCGGAGCGCAAGAGGAATCGGAGGCCGAACTTGCCGTCTAG
- a CDS encoding DUF6484 domain-containing protein, whose translation MERQGETSVELLEHNESARLINGVVIGVIAKTEGSGLPFVDYPSNPTDRMLMARSIVKIEPCDAMRNVVLMFEEGDPEKPIVMGFLQRLDTDGAALLNQILSRNGTPDNVQIDGETLTLTAHKEIVIRCGKASIQLLADGSVRIRGTEVLNRASGTNRIRGGNVQIN comes from the coding sequence ATGGAACGGCAAGGCGAAACGTCGGTGGAGCTATTGGAACACAATGAGTCAGCTCGGCTTATCAACGGCGTGGTGATCGGTGTGATTGCAAAGACGGAGGGCTCAGGCCTGCCGTTCGTGGACTATCCGTCCAATCCGACTGATCGGATGTTGATGGCTCGCTCGATCGTCAAGATTGAACCGTGTGATGCCATGCGCAACGTGGTGCTCATGTTCGAAGAGGGAGACCCTGAAAAGCCGATCGTCATGGGTTTCCTCCAGCGACTCGATACGGACGGCGCCGCTTTGCTGAATCAAATTCTGTCGAGGAATGGGACGCCGGATAACGTGCAAATCGATGGTGAGACCCTCACACTGACGGCTCACAAGGAGATCGTCATTCGCTGCGGCAAGGCGAGCATCCAACTCCTCGCCGATGGGAGCGTGCGCATCCGTGGAACCGAAGTGCTCAATCGCGCATCCGGCACAAATCGGATTCGCGGCGGCAATGTCCAAATCAACTGA
- the tssI gene encoding type VI secretion system tip protein TssI/VgrG translates to MPIVDTQTEAPHVFKAGAYPAEKFRIVRFEGSEGLSEIFRFSLDLASSDQKIDFDQIVGQPALLTARGTKGTRFVHGLVSLFEQTGKEGKWALYRAEVVPAIWKLGLRANCRIFQEKTIPDIIKQVLLDAGQTANQFRFALNMGRYKARTYCVQYGESDLQFISRLMEQYGIWYYFEHSETNHVLVMGDDPSAYAMPSGASSIVYHAPATAGVPGEEHISDFRYHRQIRCGAVKLKDFDFEKPRLNITGDAQAKTDGKLEAYDYLGECRDSSERTPLAKVRLEEAQSIRQVGSGRSDCCRVIPGYRFTLAQYHRSDLNREYLTLKVTHKGNQPQVLGAEAAANVANEPPYHNEFQCIPADVPFRPACRTLRPRLEGPQTAIVVGPSGEEIYTDKHGRVKVQFHWDREGAHDEKSSCWVRVAQVWAGASWGAMFIPRIGQEVLVEFLEGDPDQPIITGRVYNADNMPPYPLPSEKTKSTIKSNSSTGGGFNEIRFEDGKGSEEIYLHAQKDWTIAIENDKNQTVGHDETLSVTNSRTKTVGVDQSETVGANKTITVGANHAETIGGNMVLTVAGNETETVQMASAETITLAKALSIGAAYQISVGAAMNETVAGAKAEEIGGAKMVVVGALSSEKVGANKSVDAGGSITEKASKDVGITAGNNVTISAGKNMTLNAGDQITIKTGSASITMKSNGDITINGNNINIKGSGTITMKAQKIVEN, encoded by the coding sequence ATGCCGATCGTCGATACGCAGACGGAAGCGCCGCATGTCTTCAAGGCCGGCGCCTACCCGGCGGAGAAGTTCAGAATCGTTCGGTTCGAAGGCAGCGAAGGCCTCTCCGAAATCTTTCGCTTCAGCCTGGACTTGGCCTCGTCGGACCAGAAGATCGATTTCGATCAGATCGTCGGCCAGCCGGCGCTGCTCACCGCCCGAGGGACCAAGGGGACGCGCTTTGTTCACGGACTGGTCAGCCTCTTCGAACAAACGGGGAAAGAGGGCAAATGGGCTCTCTATCGAGCCGAGGTGGTGCCGGCGATCTGGAAACTCGGGCTTCGAGCCAACTGCCGCATATTCCAGGAGAAGACGATCCCGGACATCATCAAACAGGTCCTCCTCGATGCGGGCCAGACCGCCAATCAATTCCGGTTCGCGCTGAACATGGGCCGTTACAAGGCACGGACCTACTGCGTCCAGTACGGCGAATCAGATTTGCAATTCATCAGCCGGCTCATGGAACAGTACGGGATCTGGTACTACTTCGAGCACAGTGAGACGAATCATGTTCTGGTCATGGGCGACGACCCGTCGGCCTACGCGATGCCATCAGGCGCCTCATCCATTGTGTATCACGCCCCGGCGACCGCCGGCGTCCCAGGTGAGGAGCATATCTCGGACTTCCGCTACCATCGGCAGATCCGATGCGGGGCGGTGAAGCTTAAGGATTTCGATTTCGAAAAACCGCGCCTGAACATCACGGGAGACGCACAGGCCAAAACCGACGGCAAATTGGAAGCCTACGACTACCTCGGTGAATGCCGGGACAGCAGCGAGCGAACCCCATTGGCGAAGGTACGGCTGGAAGAAGCCCAGTCGATCAGACAGGTGGGGTCGGGTCGGAGCGATTGTTGCCGGGTCATCCCGGGGTATCGCTTCACATTGGCGCAATATCACAGGTCCGATTTGAATCGCGAATACCTGACTCTGAAAGTGACGCACAAGGGGAACCAGCCGCAGGTGCTCGGAGCCGAGGCGGCGGCCAATGTGGCGAACGAGCCGCCCTACCACAATGAGTTTCAGTGCATCCCCGCCGACGTGCCATTCCGTCCCGCCTGTAGAACGCTGAGGCCGAGGCTCGAAGGCCCGCAGACCGCGATCGTCGTCGGTCCCTCGGGTGAGGAAATCTACACGGACAAGCACGGACGCGTGAAGGTCCAGTTCCATTGGGACCGCGAAGGCGCCCACGACGAGAAGAGTTCCTGCTGGGTGCGGGTCGCACAGGTCTGGGCCGGCGCGAGCTGGGGCGCCATGTTCATCCCGCGGATCGGGCAAGAAGTCCTGGTGGAGTTTCTGGAAGGAGATCCCGACCAGCCGATCATTACAGGACGGGTGTACAACGCCGACAACATGCCGCCCTATCCGCTGCCCTCCGAGAAGACCAAGAGCACGATCAAGTCCAACAGTTCCACCGGCGGCGGGTTCAACGAGATCCGCTTCGAAGACGGGAAGGGGAGCGAAGAGATTTATCTCCACGCCCAGAAGGATTGGACGATTGCGATCGAGAACGACAAGAACCAGACGGTCGGCCATGACGAAACACTCTCCGTGACCAACAGTCGGACCAAGACGGTGGGGGTCGATCAGAGTGAGACGGTCGGCGCGAACAAAACGATCACAGTGGGCGCGAACCATGCGGAGACCATCGGCGGCAACATGGTGCTGACGGTGGCAGGAAACGAAACCGAGACCGTCCAAATGGCATCGGCGGAAACCATCACCTTGGCCAAGGCGCTCAGCATCGGCGCGGCCTATCAAATCAGCGTCGGGGCGGCCATGAACGAGACGGTGGCGGGCGCCAAGGCAGAAGAGATCGGTGGAGCGAAGATGGTGGTGGTGGGAGCGTTGAGCAGTGAGAAGGTGGGCGCCAACAAGTCAGTAGACGCGGGTGGCAGCATCACGGAGAAAGCCAGCAAGGATGTGGGCATCACAGCGGGTAACAATGTCACGATCTCGGCCGGAAAGAACATGACACTCAACGCCGGCGATCAGATCACGATCAAGACCGGCAGCGCATCCATTACGATGAAAAGTAACGGCGACATCACGATCAACGGCAACAACATTAACATCAAAGGCAGCGGCACCATCACCATGAAAGCGCAGAAAATCGTGGAGAACTGA
- the tssH gene encoding type VI secretion system ATPase TssH → MDGVDRRSLIRRLNRFCSQSLESAAGLCLSRTHYEVAVEHMLLKLLDDSTADIQVILTHFGIEPAHLQKVLQRALEEFKSGNTAKPVFSPRLIEWFQNTWLIASIDLNLSEIRSGALLLAMVQDLGRFAYGFGEDLLQQVRAEELKHKFFDMTAKSSEGEAAKAAARGEAAGRGAETALGRFTVDFTARARANCIDPVFGRDREIRQMIDILARRRKNNPIVVGEAGVGKTAVVEGLALRIVEGDVPDLLRNMDMLALDLGLLQAGAGVRGEFEHRLKSVIDEVKASAKPIIVFIDEAHMLVGSGSMAGMGDAANLLKPALARGELRTIAATTWSEYKRYFEKDAALARRFQLVKLDEPSEADAILVLRGLRSKYEEAHQVQVLDEGVVAAARMSSRYISGRQLPDKAVDLLDTAAARIKISLTSKPARLEDIERIIQALERERGAYQRDLLSGVPVEPERISSLDETIARRKQEVEQLEARWHEEKVLAESVLAMRAKMLEEGGRDVDHYRAEWDRTRADLRKVQGKDPLIRIEVDTDVVAEVVSDWTGIPVGRMVRDEAQTILQLDERLKTRIKGQDHAIEAIARGIRASKAGIGNPATPIGVFLFVGPSGVGKTETGLAVAEALFGGERFVVTLNMSEFQEKHTVSRLIGSPPGYVGYGEGGVLTEAIRQRPYSVVLLDEVEKAESEVMNIFYQVFDKGMLADGEGRVIDFKNTVIFMTSNLGSDMILQLCGGARRPTPEEVTGAIRPLLSRHFKPALLARMTIVPFYPIDAGAMKMIVELKLSRLVQRLMESHRMSFDYEPAVVEQIVQRCIEVETGARNIDHIMQGSLLPRISTEILSRMGEGRLPDRLSLTLTPNGDFNLVFSERQAVAMAQG, encoded by the coding sequence ATGGATGGAGTGGATAGACGGTCATTGATCCGTCGCTTGAATCGATTCTGCAGCCAATCGCTCGAATCCGCGGCTGGTCTCTGTCTGTCCCGCACACATTATGAGGTCGCCGTCGAGCATATGCTGCTCAAATTGCTGGATGACTCAACCGCCGACATCCAGGTCATCCTCACCCATTTCGGGATTGAGCCGGCCCACCTGCAGAAGGTCCTGCAACGCGCCCTGGAAGAATTCAAGTCCGGAAACACCGCCAAGCCTGTCTTCTCGCCGCGCCTCATCGAGTGGTTTCAGAACACCTGGCTGATCGCCTCGATCGATTTGAATTTATCCGAGATCCGGTCCGGAGCGCTCCTTCTCGCGATGGTGCAGGATCTCGGTCGATTCGCCTACGGGTTTGGGGAAGACCTGTTGCAACAGGTCCGAGCCGAAGAACTGAAGCACAAGTTCTTCGACATGACGGCCAAGTCTTCGGAAGGAGAAGCAGCCAAGGCTGCGGCGCGAGGAGAAGCCGCCGGTCGGGGAGCGGAAACGGCACTGGGGCGCTTCACCGTAGACTTCACAGCGCGGGCGCGCGCCAACTGCATCGATCCGGTCTTCGGACGGGATCGGGAAATCAGGCAGATGATCGATATCCTGGCGCGCCGGCGGAAGAACAATCCGATCGTGGTCGGCGAGGCAGGAGTCGGGAAGACGGCGGTCGTCGAAGGCTTGGCCCTACGGATCGTCGAAGGGGACGTGCCGGATCTTCTACGGAATATGGACATGCTGGCGCTCGACCTGGGTCTGCTCCAGGCCGGCGCCGGTGTGAGGGGCGAGTTTGAACATCGACTGAAGTCGGTCATCGACGAGGTGAAGGCTTCAGCGAAACCGATCATTGTGTTCATCGATGAAGCCCACATGCTGGTTGGCTCCGGCAGCATGGCGGGCATGGGCGATGCCGCCAATCTCCTCAAGCCGGCCCTGGCGCGCGGCGAGTTGCGCACGATCGCCGCCACGACCTGGTCTGAATATAAAAGGTACTTCGAAAAGGATGCAGCGCTGGCGCGGCGGTTCCAGCTCGTGAAGCTGGATGAGCCGTCCGAAGCGGATGCCATCCTGGTGTTGCGCGGCTTGCGGAGCAAGTACGAAGAGGCCCATCAGGTCCAAGTGCTGGACGAAGGCGTCGTCGCGGCCGCACGCATGTCCAGCCGGTACATCTCAGGGCGCCAACTCCCGGATAAGGCGGTCGATCTGCTGGACACGGCTGCGGCGCGCATCAAAATCAGCCTCACGAGCAAACCCGCTCGTCTGGAGGACATCGAACGGATCATCCAGGCGCTCGAACGGGAACGGGGAGCCTATCAACGGGATCTGCTCAGCGGTGTTCCGGTGGAGCCCGAACGGATCAGTTCACTCGACGAGACGATTGCCCGGCGCAAGCAGGAGGTGGAGCAATTGGAGGCACGCTGGCACGAGGAGAAGGTGCTGGCTGAATCGGTCCTGGCCATGCGGGCGAAAATGCTGGAAGAAGGAGGGCGCGACGTGGACCATTATCGTGCCGAGTGGGACCGAACCAGGGCGGACCTGCGCAAGGTTCAGGGCAAAGATCCGCTCATTAGAATAGAAGTGGATACGGATGTCGTGGCGGAGGTGGTGTCCGACTGGACCGGCATTCCCGTGGGCCGCATGGTCAGGGACGAGGCCCAGACCATTTTACAATTGGACGAGCGCCTGAAGACCAGAATCAAAGGCCAGGACCATGCGATCGAGGCCATCGCGAGGGGAATCAGGGCCTCGAAAGCGGGCATCGGGAACCCGGCCACCCCGATCGGCGTCTTTCTGTTCGTCGGGCCGAGCGGCGTGGGAAAAACGGAAACAGGACTGGCTGTGGCAGAAGCCCTCTTCGGCGGCGAGCGCTTCGTCGTTACATTGAACATGTCGGAGTTCCAGGAAAAGCACACGGTCTCCCGATTGATCGGCTCGCCGCCCGGCTATGTCGGCTATGGCGAAGGCGGCGTGCTGACCGAGGCGATTCGGCAACGGCCCTATTCTGTCGTGCTCCTGGACGAGGTCGAAAAGGCCGAATCGGAAGTGATGAACATCTTCTATCAGGTGTTCGACAAGGGCATGTTGGCGGACGGCGAGGGTCGCGTCATCGATTTCAAGAACACCGTGATCTTCATGACGAGCAATCTGGGATCGGACATGATCCTCCAACTCTGTGGAGGTGCGAGGAGGCCGACACCGGAAGAGGTAACCGGGGCCATCAGGCCGCTGCTGAGCCGGCATTTCAAGCCGGCGCTCCTGGCGCGCATGACCATCGTGCCCTTCTATCCCATCGATGCCGGTGCCATGAAGATGATTGTCGAGCTGAAGCTGAGCCGTCTGGTGCAGCGGCTCATGGAGAGCCACCGGATGAGCTTTGACTACGAGCCGGCCGTGGTCGAGCAGATCGTGCAGCGCTGCATCGAAGTCGAAACCGGCGCGCGCAACATTGACCATATCATGCAGGGATCCCTCCTTCCGCGGATCTCGACGGAGATTCTCTCACGCATGGGCGAGGGACGTCTGCCGGACCGGTTGAGTTTAACGCTGACTCCGAACGGCGATTTCAATCTCGTGTTCTCGGAGCGCCAGGCAGTCGCGATGGCGCAAGGGTAA
- the tssG gene encoding type VI secretion system baseplate subunit TssG has protein sequence MAGQDRTTSPPVIANLLARAQDYSFYQLVSLLERLYRPEASVGAEGPADRELVRFRPDLSFAFPVSDVAGLEQTRKDPPRFRLTTTFLGLYGTTSPLPPFYTEDLMARENGDEPVRAFLDLFHHRLLSLLYRSWVKYRYHMQFDPSGKDRFSERMFAFLGLGTEEVTRRTGLPRSRLLRYAGLLNQRPRSASALEGLLSDFFDDIEVHIEQCTGRWVPIPREQQPAVGLKNCALGENCTLGQKVLSRQSSFRISMGPMSHDTFVKLLPGSSGMHIVSALVQWFVQDRFDVDMELVLRGDDVSVLRLTSKEDGAPVRLGQTSWLSAETGDGSPRRVVFQFGSTEAQVTSR, from the coding sequence ATGGCCGGTCAGGATCGGACAACAAGTCCTCCTGTGATTGCGAATCTGCTCGCAAGGGCACAGGACTATTCCTTCTATCAGCTCGTTTCCCTGTTGGAGCGTCTCTACCGACCGGAAGCCTCGGTTGGAGCTGAAGGGCCGGCTGATCGGGAGCTGGTTCGGTTCCGGCCGGATCTCTCGTTCGCGTTTCCGGTCTCCGATGTGGCCGGCTTGGAGCAAACGCGGAAGGATCCGCCTCGGTTCCGGTTGACGACGACCTTTCTAGGTCTCTATGGGACGACCTCGCCGCTGCCCCCTTTTTACACCGAAGACCTGATGGCTCGCGAAAATGGGGATGAACCGGTCCGCGCGTTCCTGGACCTGTTTCATCACCGGTTGCTCTCGCTCCTGTACCGCTCTTGGGTCAAATACCGGTACCACATGCAATTCGACCCTTCCGGCAAAGATCGGTTTTCTGAACGGATGTTTGCCTTCCTCGGCCTGGGCACCGAGGAGGTGACGCGAAGGACCGGACTGCCGAGGAGCCGGCTCCTGCGTTATGCGGGGCTCTTGAACCAGCGACCGCGGTCGGCCTCCGCCTTGGAAGGATTGTTGAGCGACTTCTTCGACGACATCGAAGTCCATATCGAACAGTGCACCGGTCGATGGGTTCCGATACCGCGAGAGCAACAGCCGGCGGTCGGCCTGAAAAACTGTGCGTTGGGAGAGAACTGTACCCTTGGTCAAAAGGTGTTGAGTCGGCAGTCCAGCTTCCGTATCTCCATGGGACCGATGAGTCACGACACATTCGTCAAGCTGCTTCCAGGCAGTTCCGGGATGCACATTGTGTCGGCGCTGGTGCAGTGGTTTGTGCAGGACCGATTTGACGTGGACATGGAACTGGTCTTACGCGGAGACGATGTGTCTGTCCTGCGGCTCACGTCGAAGGAAGACGGGGCTCCCGTTCGCCTCGGGCAGACCAGCTGGCTCTCTGCCGAAACAGGCGATGGAAGTCCACGCCGCGTTGTTTTTCAATTCGGTTCGACCGAGGCGCAGGTCACATCGCGCTGA
- the tssF gene encoding type VI secretion system baseplate subunit TssF, with protein MAFNRYYRDELDFLRQLGREFAEAHPKEAHFLTEVGNDPDVERLLEGVAFLTGRIRQKLDDEFPELIHGVMNLLWPHYLRPIPAMSLLEFTPIPGAVTEWKRIPAMETVVESRDIDGTRCRFRTTADVDIYPLQLEQVSLQTASGGHSALRLHFTMLPGATLGQAGIERLRLHLVGEPAYTLYYWLCHHAGTIKLRLGGQGRPVEEVALPDCKIQPFGFAKDEALLPYPKTSFDGYRLLQEYFAFPQKFLAVDLSDLRPLARRGTATTFEMLITLTKAPPASLRLTKDHVRLFCSPIVNLFRLDSQPIEVSHERTEYLLRPSAAPAAHYELFSVDRAVGHLRGTGEELRYEPFYSFHQSIGTGPSTIYYQTHLRQSMTNDGACETYVSFVNADEVPVRGLDVLTEIVTFDVTCTNRDLPGKLHVGDIHVPTDSSPGFAQFRNVVQVSARGPVPLGGDIHWRLLSHLSLNYLSLTRVETLRGLLDLYNFAARQDDQARRAHIRLLDGIVDIQSCGKDYLFRGASVRGTEITLSLKGGHFAGEGDVFLFGGLLNEFFALYASLNSFTELHVKLIEQGEFFSWPVRIGQQVLL; from the coding sequence GTGGCGTTTAATCGGTACTATCGAGATGAGTTGGATTTCTTGCGGCAGTTGGGCCGGGAGTTTGCGGAAGCGCATCCCAAAGAGGCGCACTTCCTGACGGAGGTCGGAAACGATCCGGATGTCGAGCGATTACTCGAAGGCGTCGCCTTTCTCACCGGCCGCATCAGACAGAAGCTGGACGATGAGTTTCCCGAGTTGATTCATGGGGTCATGAATTTGCTGTGGCCTCATTATCTTCGGCCGATTCCCGCCATGAGTCTTCTCGAATTCACGCCGATCCCCGGGGCCGTGACCGAATGGAAGCGAATCCCCGCGATGGAGACGGTCGTCGAGTCGCGGGACATCGACGGGACGCGCTGCCGCTTTCGAACGACCGCTGATGTGGACATCTATCCGCTCCAGCTGGAACAGGTCTCGCTCCAAACCGCCAGTGGAGGGCATTCGGCACTGCGGCTTCACTTCACGATGCTACCGGGTGCGACGTTGGGACAAGCGGGAATCGAGCGGTTACGGCTCCATTTGGTCGGTGAACCGGCGTACACGCTGTATTACTGGTTGTGCCACCACGCCGGCACGATCAAGCTGCGTCTCGGCGGGCAAGGGCGCCCCGTTGAGGAAGTTGCATTGCCTGACTGCAAGATCCAACCGTTCGGTTTTGCGAAGGATGAGGCGCTGTTGCCATATCCCAAGACGTCGTTCGACGGGTACCGGTTGCTACAGGAGTATTTTGCGTTCCCCCAGAAGTTTCTGGCCGTCGATCTGTCGGACCTTCGGCCGCTGGCCAGACGAGGGACCGCGACGACATTTGAAATGCTCATCACCCTCACGAAGGCTCCGCCGGCGTCGTTGCGGCTGACCAAAGACCATGTCCGGTTGTTCTGCTCTCCCATCGTGAATCTATTCAGGCTGGACTCCCAGCCGATCGAAGTCAGCCATGAACGGACTGAATATCTGCTTCGTCCATCGGCGGCTCCGGCTGCGCACTATGAACTGTTTTCGGTGGATCGTGCGGTCGGACACTTGCGTGGGACCGGGGAAGAGTTGCGGTACGAACCCTTCTATTCGTTTCACCAGAGCATCGGGACAGGGCCATCGACGATTTATTACCAGACACATCTGCGACAATCGATGACGAACGATGGAGCGTGCGAAACCTATGTCTCGTTCGTCAACGCAGATGAGGTGCCGGTCCGAGGACTGGATGTCCTGACGGAGATCGTGACGTTCGATGTGACCTGCACGAATCGGGATCTGCCCGGCAAGCTCCATGTGGGAGATATTCACGTACCGACCGATAGCTCGCCCGGGTTTGCGCAGTTCCGCAATGTGGTCCAGGTCTCGGCACGCGGCCCTGTGCCGCTGGGCGGCGATATTCATTGGCGGCTGCTCTCGCACCTTTCATTGAACTATCTCTCGCTGACTCGCGTGGAGACCCTGCGGGGACTGCTCGATCTCTACAATTTCGCCGCGCGCCAGGATGATCAGGCGAGACGGGCCCACATCAGATTGTTGGACGGGATCGTGGATATACAGAGCTGTGGGAAGGATTATCTGTTCCGGGGGGCTTCGGTTCGTGGGACGGAAATCACGCTCTCGCTGAAAGGGGGGCACTTTGCCGGCGAAGGCGATGTGTTTTTATTCGGCGGCCTCCTCAATGAGTTTTTCGCTCTGTATGCGTCCCTGAATTCCTTCACGGAGCTCCACGTCAAACTGATCGAACAAGGGGAATTCTTTTCATGGCCGGTCAGGATCGGACAACAAGTCCTCCTGTGA
- the tssE gene encoding type VI secretion system baseplate subunit TssE: MGRECRLLERLGDERLARPKSLRDNPHLLAESVLRHLRKMLNTRPDQVLVQPTYGMPDLTEFVQEQPAAVEEVQAAILRSIAQFEPRLRDVSVTHVPPEPGQSVLRFEIAGTLVSERQPHVEFQTEISPSGLVVVEE; the protein is encoded by the coding sequence ATGGGGCGAGAATGTCGGTTGTTGGAACGGCTGGGCGATGAGCGACTTGCGAGGCCCAAATCGCTCAGGGACAACCCGCATCTGCTTGCCGAGTCGGTGCTCCGGCATCTCCGCAAAATGCTCAACACCAGACCGGATCAAGTCTTGGTACAACCCACCTATGGGATGCCGGACCTCACGGAGTTCGTGCAAGAGCAGCCGGCCGCCGTGGAAGAGGTGCAAGCCGCCATTTTGAGGTCCATCGCGCAATTCGAACCCCGACTGCGTGATGTATCCGTAACCCATGTGCCTCCCGAACCAGGACAGTCGGTGCTTCGATTTGAGATTGCGGGGACACTCGTCTCAGAACGACAACCGCATGTGGAATTTCAAACCGAGATCAGCCCTTCAGGGCTGGTGGTTGTCGAAGAATGA
- a CDS encoding Hcp family type VI secretion system effector gives MPIPAYLTAEGEKQGKIEGSCDLKGREGTMMVQAFEHEVRIPSDPQTGLASGKRVHGPLKIVKVVDKASPLLYMALCTGEHLKSVEIKWYRIAADGTEEHYFTTKLEDAIIVSMHPWMPNCLQKSSGEFGHMEDVSFTYRKAIWRHEVDKKEAQDDWKAPK, from the coding sequence ATGCCAATTCCAGCCTATTTGACAGCTGAGGGGGAAAAACAGGGCAAGATTGAGGGCTCTTGCGACCTCAAAGGGCGTGAAGGGACGATGATGGTCCAGGCGTTCGAACACGAAGTGCGTATTCCGTCTGATCCACAGACGGGCCTGGCCTCAGGCAAACGGGTGCATGGGCCGCTGAAGATCGTGAAGGTGGTGGACAAGGCGTCGCCGCTCCTGTACATGGCGCTCTGCACCGGAGAGCACCTGAAATCCGTTGAGATCAAATGGTACCGGATTGCCGCAGACGGGACCGAAGAGCACTACTTCACGACAAAATTGGAGGATGCCATCATCGTGTCCATGCATCCATGGATGCCGAATTGCCTCCAAAAATCGTCGGGGGAGTTCGGTCACATGGAGGATGTCTCCTTTACCTATCGGAAAGCGATCTGGAGGCATGAGGTGGACAAGAAAGAAGCGCAGGATGATTGGAAAGCACCGAAGTAA